The following coding sequences lie in one Crassostrea angulata isolate pt1a10 chromosome 10, ASM2561291v2, whole genome shotgun sequence genomic window:
- the LOC128167227 gene encoding uncharacterized protein LOC128167227 isoform X1, protein MKYPDSVLIWIHIFTLCVAEETTKLEGDIIIGGLFKIFNLKDGACSNTVDTASVRDYEAVKWTLKKLNAANYIPGINIGIEAFSTCDIPGRAVYHTVNFVQKAFENHANSSSLPIVGILGPEASSEAEETSAFLSSLSKEYQLYQFLFSATSSNLNDERLSNIVRVIPSDTIQTKVMQHFLKQLEWNYVAVVYENTTYGRTAFEELSSSAKFEGICIAKSFPIEIGITVDFSALQTVLDNLLSNAESQITGVIFFVSTTTASDFLSIVQGRKQGSFFRLMMVFSESIALERSMLKNYDSVSKGTFVTSPPVLEVKEFSNHWNSILSNKTSFLDEYVTNHWLLNVLRKYISCDPFQETCLMPTLQEVSTSENENIFEGYAIVAALLQVNGIKELHSEKCKGSDGICTELRETLHKHKNMLFKKSSREVIFQDVPFHFEKNFSIILNGKNEVLMNGNISAYEVYQYRRCLDKNEDFCLEKVADYGENSLKVLTGRLVDYSDNNNEIQWPNMYKAQCSLGRNCKSCKVENTENDIYFKNGDFFIIGMAPVNTGDLSNPLHCGVIRESNGWECTEAISYAVDDINQNKDVFPNSTIGFIILNSCNQPVLTSKKLLNIMNNGVTLPNGTVVHDVSSRVLGVVAELGSSISQAAAEVLQEFNIVQVAYGSTAAVLSDREEYKYFLRLTTPDTNQAVAMVDISKKLDLTYIQILFSEGTYGEGGRDDIIRAAKSSKVCVANEIIVQENKYSKVLDDLRRNPYAKVVLLFLKSHVVSEVIEVITKSMDAEEFVFIASEAFGTRTEIIENNPKLENSLSLSLEIPLSGNNLKGYIYSKSTEKYYLNPWTRSFLEKKNACFFPGSFDKSSNEQCEKVFDRYNSSDINYDIWSPFALHAAKVVLNGAYSAFRHICGLNSKTICSEYRDNPKRVWEYFQRQNLSLNGVQTSIFDDNGDGNLGHVIYQIKKSKTDPKVLEFVKVGSFSQSTKLNLSRIDTINPTECQNQKCKDYCTLFYNGNAKDEKETSNDSSNTGVVVGLSVVAAIFVFSTIALIIYILIIRRGLLKSIQEQEHYGNKNQNIRCLRLKPSWKPLKVNLDPTEFSMRNEYLTVVK, encoded by the exons atgaaatatcCGGATTCCGTGTTGATTTGGATACACATATTTACACTCTGCGTTGCTGAAGAAACAACTAAATTAGAGGGAGATATAATAATTGGTGGACTATTCAAAATCTTCAACCTAAAGGATGGTGCTTGCTCCAACACAGTAGATACAGCGTCTGTTAGAGACTACGAAGCAGTAAAATGGACCTTAAAGAAGTTGAATGCAGCTAACTACATACCTGGGATTAACATAG GTATCGAGGCGTTTTCCACGTGTGACATACCAGGAAGAGCAGTGTACCACACTGTGAATTTTGTCCAGAAGGCTTTTGAAAACCACGCTAATTCATCGTCTCTCCCAATCGTAG GTATACTTGGCCCAGAAGCAAGTTCAGAGGCTGAAGAAACGTCGGCTTTTCTAAGTTCTTTATCAAAGGAGTATCAGCTTTATCAGTTTCTTTTCTCTGCGACAAGTTCAAACTTAAATGATGAAAGACTGTCCAATATAGTGAGAGTAATACCAAGCGATACAATTCAGACAAAG GTTATGCAGCACTTTTTGAAACAACTAGAATGGAATTATGTTGCAGTCGTGTATGAAAATACAACCTATGGAAGAACAGCTTTCGAAGAACTCTCAAGTTCCGCTAAATTTGAGGGTATTTGTATAGCAAAATCGTTTCCTATTGAAATTGGAATAACTGTCGACTTCAGTGCTCTACAGACCGTTTTGGACAATCTGTTAAGTAATGCCGAGAGCCAGATCACGGGTGTCATATTTTTCGTGTCTACCACAACTGCTAGTGACTTTCTTAGTATTGTCCAAGGTCGTAAACAAGGATCATTTTTTCGACTGATGATGGTATTTTCAGAATCGATAGCATTGGAACGATCTATGCTGAAAAATTATGATAGTGTATCGAAAGGAACATTTGTAACTAGCCCACCAGTACTTGAAGTGAAAGAGTTCTCTAACCATTGGAATAGTATTCTTTCGAACAAAACTTCATTTTTAGATGAATATGTAACCAATCATTGGCTACTAAATGTACTTCGCAAATATATCTCTTGTGATCCATTTCAAGAAACCTGCTTGATGCCAACGTTACAAGAAGTGAGCACTTCGGAAAACGAAAATATATTTGAAGGATATGCAATCGTTGCTGCTCTTCTTCAAGTGAATGGAATCAAAGAGCTGCATTCGGAAAAGTGTAAAGGTAGTGACGGAATCTGTACAGAATTGAGAGAAACTCTGCACAAACATAAAAATATGCTTTTTAAGAAGAGTTCACGTGAAGTCATATTTCAGGATGTACCATTCCACTTCGAAAAGAATTTCAGTATTATTCTAAATGGGAAAAACGAGGTACTAATGAACGGAAATATTTCGGCCTATGAAGTTTATCAGTATCGGCGATGCCTTGATAAGAATGAAGATTTCTGTTTAGAAaag GTAGCTGACTATGGCGAGAACTCATTGAAGGTATTAACTGGGAGACTTGTTGATTATAGTGACAACAACAACGAAATACAATGGCCAAACATGTACAAGGCACAGTGTTCTCTTGGAAGGAACTGTAAATCCTGTAAAGTAGAAAATACCGAAAAtgacatttactttaaaaatggggatttttttatcattggaaTGGCTCCTGTCAACACTGGAGATCTCTCAAATCCATTACATTGTGGTGTTATCAGAGAATCCAATGGATGGGAATGCACAGAGGCCATTTCTTACGCAGTTGATGATATAAACCAGAATAAAGACGTATTTCCAAACTCTACAATTGGTTTTATCATATTGAATAGTTGCAATCAACCTGTTCTCACTAGTAAAAAACTACTGAATATAATGAACAATGGTGTAACCCTACCAAATGGGACTGTTGTGCATGATGTGTCTTCCAGAGTATTAGGTGTTGTTGCTGAATTGGGTAGCAGCATTAGTCAGGCAGCAGCAGAGGTATTGCAGGAATTCAACATTGTCCAAGTAGCTTACGGGTCAACAGCAGCAGTTCTTAGCGACAGAGAAGAATACAAATACTTTTTAAGATTAACCACTCCAGATACAAATCAAGCTGTGGCCATGGTCGACATCTCAAAAAAGTTAGACTTGACCTACATTCAAATACTTTTTAGTGAAGGCACGTATGGCGAAGGTGGACGCGATGACATTATTCGTGCGGCAAAGTCATCGAAAGTGTGTGTAGCTAACGAAATCATAGTTCAAGAAAATAAATACTCGAAGGTTCTTGACGATTTAAGAAGAAACCCGTATGCTAAAGTAGTCCTGTTGTTCCTTAAATCACACGTCGTCTCGGAGGTTATCGAAGTGATAACAAAATCAATGGATGCTgaagaatttgtttttattgcaaGTGAGGCCTTTGGCACGAGAACGGAGATAATTGAGAACAATCCCAAACTAGAGAATTCTTTATCATTATCCTTGGAAATACCACTGAGCGGAAATAATCTAAAGGgctatatatattcaaaatcaacaGAAAAATACTATTTAAATCCCTGGACACGGTcttttcttgagaaaaagaatGCATGCTTTTTTCCTGGAAGTTTTGACAAATCTTCCAATGAACAATGTGAAAAGGTATTTGACCGGTATAATTCCAGTGACATCAACTATGACATTTGGTCTCCTTTTGCCCTGCATGCTGCTAAGGTAGTGTTAAATGGAGCGTATTCCGCTTTTCGTCATATTTGTGGGCTAAATTCTAAAACAATATGCTCCGAATATAGAGATAACCCAAAACGAGTATGGGAGTATTTTCAACGACAGAATCTCTCTCTGAACGGTGTTCAAACAAGTATCTTTGATGACAACGGAGACGGAAATCTTGGCCATGTTATATACCAGATAAAGAAATCGAAGACTGATCCAAAGGTGCTGGAATTCGTTAAG GTTGGAAGTTTTAGCCAATCAACTAAACTCAATTTAAGCAGAATTGATACAATCAACCCTACTGAATGTCAGAATCAAAAATGTAAAGATTATTGTACTTTGTTTTACAATGGAAACGCGAAggatgaaaaagaaacaag caatgaTAGTTCTAATACAGGAGTTGTTGTTGGTCTGTCCGTAGTAGCAGCTATATTTGTGTTCAGCACAATCGCATTAATCATTTACATACTCATCATTAGGAGAG gATTGTTAAAGTCAATACAGGAACAAGAACATTAtggtaataaaaatcaaaatattagatGTTTGAGACTCAAGCCAAGTTGGAAGCCCTTGAAAGTAAATT TGGATCCTACAGAATTTTCGATGCGAAATGAATATTTAACTGTTGTGAAGTAA
- the LOC128167227 gene encoding uncharacterized protein LOC128167227 isoform X4, whose translation MKYPDSVLIWIHIFTLCVAEETTKLEGDIIIGGLFKIFNLKDGACSNTVDTASVRDYEAVKWTLKKLNAANYIPGINIGIEAFSTCDIPGRAVYHTVNFVQKAFENHANSSSLPIVGILGPEASSEAEETSAFLSSLSKEYQLYQFLFSATSSNLNDERLSNIVRVIPSDTIQTKVMQHFLKQLEWNYVAVVYENTTYGRTAFEELSSSAKFEGICIAKSFPIEIGITVDFSALQTVLDNLLSNAESQITGVIFFVSTTTASDFLSIVQGRKQGSFFRLMMVFSESIALERSMLKNYDSVSKGTFVTSPPVLEVKEFSNHWNSILSNKTSFLDEYVTNHWLLNVLRKYISCDPFQETCLMPTLQEVSTSENENIFEGYAIVAALLQVNGIKELHSEKCKGSDGICTELRETLHKHKNMLFKKSSREVIFQDVPFHFEKNFSIILNGKNEVLMNGNISAYEVYQYRRCLDKNEDFCLEKVADYGENSLKVLTGRLVDYSDNNNEIQWPNMYKAQCSLGRNCKSCKVENTENDIYFKNGDFFIIGMAPVNTGDLSNPLHCGVIRESNGWECTEAISYAVDDINQNKDVFPNSTIGFIILNSCNQPVLTSKKLLNIMNNGVTLPNGTVVHDVSSRVLGVVAELGSSISQAAAEVLQEFNIVQVAYGSTAAVLSDREEYKYFLRLTTPDTNQAVAMVDISKKLDLTYIQILFSEGTYGEGGRDDIIRAAKSSKVCVANEIIVQENKYSKVLDDLRRNPYAKVVLLFLKSHVVSEVIEVITKSMDAEEFVFIASEAFGTRTEIIENNPKLENSLSLSLEIPLSGNNLKGYIYSKSTEKYYLNPWTRSFLEKKNACFFPGSFDKSSNEQCEKVFDRYNSSDINYDIWSPFALHAAKVVLNGAYSAFRHICGLNSKTICSEYRDNPKRVWEYFQRQNLSLNGVQTSIFDDNGDGNLGHVIYQIKKSKTDPKVLEFVKVGSFSQSTKLNLSRIDTINPTECQNQKCKDYCTLFYNGNAKDEKETSNDSSNTGVVVGLSVVAAIFVFSTIALIIYILIIRRVDPTEFSMRNEYLTVVK comes from the exons atgaaatatcCGGATTCCGTGTTGATTTGGATACACATATTTACACTCTGCGTTGCTGAAGAAACAACTAAATTAGAGGGAGATATAATAATTGGTGGACTATTCAAAATCTTCAACCTAAAGGATGGTGCTTGCTCCAACACAGTAGATACAGCGTCTGTTAGAGACTACGAAGCAGTAAAATGGACCTTAAAGAAGTTGAATGCAGCTAACTACATACCTGGGATTAACATAG GTATCGAGGCGTTTTCCACGTGTGACATACCAGGAAGAGCAGTGTACCACACTGTGAATTTTGTCCAGAAGGCTTTTGAAAACCACGCTAATTCATCGTCTCTCCCAATCGTAG GTATACTTGGCCCAGAAGCAAGTTCAGAGGCTGAAGAAACGTCGGCTTTTCTAAGTTCTTTATCAAAGGAGTATCAGCTTTATCAGTTTCTTTTCTCTGCGACAAGTTCAAACTTAAATGATGAAAGACTGTCCAATATAGTGAGAGTAATACCAAGCGATACAATTCAGACAAAG GTTATGCAGCACTTTTTGAAACAACTAGAATGGAATTATGTTGCAGTCGTGTATGAAAATACAACCTATGGAAGAACAGCTTTCGAAGAACTCTCAAGTTCCGCTAAATTTGAGGGTATTTGTATAGCAAAATCGTTTCCTATTGAAATTGGAATAACTGTCGACTTCAGTGCTCTACAGACCGTTTTGGACAATCTGTTAAGTAATGCCGAGAGCCAGATCACGGGTGTCATATTTTTCGTGTCTACCACAACTGCTAGTGACTTTCTTAGTATTGTCCAAGGTCGTAAACAAGGATCATTTTTTCGACTGATGATGGTATTTTCAGAATCGATAGCATTGGAACGATCTATGCTGAAAAATTATGATAGTGTATCGAAAGGAACATTTGTAACTAGCCCACCAGTACTTGAAGTGAAAGAGTTCTCTAACCATTGGAATAGTATTCTTTCGAACAAAACTTCATTTTTAGATGAATATGTAACCAATCATTGGCTACTAAATGTACTTCGCAAATATATCTCTTGTGATCCATTTCAAGAAACCTGCTTGATGCCAACGTTACAAGAAGTGAGCACTTCGGAAAACGAAAATATATTTGAAGGATATGCAATCGTTGCTGCTCTTCTTCAAGTGAATGGAATCAAAGAGCTGCATTCGGAAAAGTGTAAAGGTAGTGACGGAATCTGTACAGAATTGAGAGAAACTCTGCACAAACATAAAAATATGCTTTTTAAGAAGAGTTCACGTGAAGTCATATTTCAGGATGTACCATTCCACTTCGAAAAGAATTTCAGTATTATTCTAAATGGGAAAAACGAGGTACTAATGAACGGAAATATTTCGGCCTATGAAGTTTATCAGTATCGGCGATGCCTTGATAAGAATGAAGATTTCTGTTTAGAAaag GTAGCTGACTATGGCGAGAACTCATTGAAGGTATTAACTGGGAGACTTGTTGATTATAGTGACAACAACAACGAAATACAATGGCCAAACATGTACAAGGCACAGTGTTCTCTTGGAAGGAACTGTAAATCCTGTAAAGTAGAAAATACCGAAAAtgacatttactttaaaaatggggatttttttatcattggaaTGGCTCCTGTCAACACTGGAGATCTCTCAAATCCATTACATTGTGGTGTTATCAGAGAATCCAATGGATGGGAATGCACAGAGGCCATTTCTTACGCAGTTGATGATATAAACCAGAATAAAGACGTATTTCCAAACTCTACAATTGGTTTTATCATATTGAATAGTTGCAATCAACCTGTTCTCACTAGTAAAAAACTACTGAATATAATGAACAATGGTGTAACCCTACCAAATGGGACTGTTGTGCATGATGTGTCTTCCAGAGTATTAGGTGTTGTTGCTGAATTGGGTAGCAGCATTAGTCAGGCAGCAGCAGAGGTATTGCAGGAATTCAACATTGTCCAAGTAGCTTACGGGTCAACAGCAGCAGTTCTTAGCGACAGAGAAGAATACAAATACTTTTTAAGATTAACCACTCCAGATACAAATCAAGCTGTGGCCATGGTCGACATCTCAAAAAAGTTAGACTTGACCTACATTCAAATACTTTTTAGTGAAGGCACGTATGGCGAAGGTGGACGCGATGACATTATTCGTGCGGCAAAGTCATCGAAAGTGTGTGTAGCTAACGAAATCATAGTTCAAGAAAATAAATACTCGAAGGTTCTTGACGATTTAAGAAGAAACCCGTATGCTAAAGTAGTCCTGTTGTTCCTTAAATCACACGTCGTCTCGGAGGTTATCGAAGTGATAACAAAATCAATGGATGCTgaagaatttgtttttattgcaaGTGAGGCCTTTGGCACGAGAACGGAGATAATTGAGAACAATCCCAAACTAGAGAATTCTTTATCATTATCCTTGGAAATACCACTGAGCGGAAATAATCTAAAGGgctatatatattcaaaatcaacaGAAAAATACTATTTAAATCCCTGGACACGGTcttttcttgagaaaaagaatGCATGCTTTTTTCCTGGAAGTTTTGACAAATCTTCCAATGAACAATGTGAAAAGGTATTTGACCGGTATAATTCCAGTGACATCAACTATGACATTTGGTCTCCTTTTGCCCTGCATGCTGCTAAGGTAGTGTTAAATGGAGCGTATTCCGCTTTTCGTCATATTTGTGGGCTAAATTCTAAAACAATATGCTCCGAATATAGAGATAACCCAAAACGAGTATGGGAGTATTTTCAACGACAGAATCTCTCTCTGAACGGTGTTCAAACAAGTATCTTTGATGACAACGGAGACGGAAATCTTGGCCATGTTATATACCAGATAAAGAAATCGAAGACTGATCCAAAGGTGCTGGAATTCGTTAAG GTTGGAAGTTTTAGCCAATCAACTAAACTCAATTTAAGCAGAATTGATACAATCAACCCTACTGAATGTCAGAATCAAAAATGTAAAGATTATTGTACTTTGTTTTACAATGGAAACGCGAAggatgaaaaagaaacaag caatgaTAGTTCTAATACAGGAGTTGTTGTTGGTCTGTCCGTAGTAGCAGCTATATTTGTGTTCAGCACAATCGCATTAATCATTTACATACTCATCATTAGGAGAG TGGATCCTACAGAATTTTCGATGCGAAATGAATATTTAACTGTTGTGAAGTAA
- the LOC128167227 gene encoding uncharacterized protein LOC128167227 isoform X2 produces the protein MKYPDSVLIWIHIFTLCVAEETTKLEGDIIIGGLFKIFNLKDGACSNTVDTASVRDYEAVKWTLKKLNAANYIPGINIGIEAFSTCDIPGRAVYHTVNFVQKAFENHANSSSLPIVGILGPEASSEAEETSAFLSSLSKEYQLYQFLFSATSSNLNDERLSNIVRVIPSDTIQTKVMQHFLKQLEWNYVAVVYENTTYGRTAFEELSSSAKFEGICIAKSFPIEIGITVDFSALQTVLDNLLSNAESQITGVIFFVSTTTASDFLSIVQGRKQGSFFRLMMVFSESIALERSMLKNYDSVSKGTFVTSPPVLEVKEFSNHWNSILSNKTSFLDEYVTNHWLLNVLRKYISCDPFQETCLMPTLQEVSTSENENIFEGYAIVAALLQVNGIKELHSEKCKGSDGICTELRETLHKHKNMLFKKSSREVIFQDVPFHFEKNFSIILNGKNEVLMNGNISAYEVYQYRRCLDKNEDFCLEKVADYGENSLKVLTGRLVDYSDNNNEIQWPNMYKAQCSLGRNCKSCKVENTENDIYFKNGDFFIIGMAPVNTGDLSNPLHCGVIRESNGWECTEAISYAVDDINQNKDVFPNSTIGFIILNSCNQPVLTSKKLLNIMNNGVTLPNGTVVHDVSSRVLGVVAELGSSISQAAAEVLQEFNIVQVAYGSTAAVLSDREEYKYFLRLTTPDTNQAVAMVDISKKLDLTYIQILFSEGTYGEGGRDDIIRAAKSSKVCVANEIIVQENKYSKVLDDLRRNPYAKVVLLFLKSHVVSEVIEVITKSMDAEEFVFIASEAFGTRTEIIENNPKLENSLSLSLEIPLSGNNLKGYIYSKSTEKYYLNPWTRSFLEKKNACFFPGSFDKSSNEQCEKVFDRYNSSDINYDIWSPFALHAAKVVLNGAYSAFRHICGLNSKTICSEYRDNPKRVWEYFQRQNLSLNGVQTSIFDDNGDGNLGHVIYQIKKSKTDPKVLEFVKVGSFSQSTKLNLSRIDTINPTECQNQKCKDYCTLFYNGNAKDEKETSNDSSNTGVVVGLSVVAAIFVFSTIALIIYILIIRRGLLKSIQEQEHYGNKNQNIRCLRLKPSWKPLKWILQNFRCEMNI, from the exons atgaaatatcCGGATTCCGTGTTGATTTGGATACACATATTTACACTCTGCGTTGCTGAAGAAACAACTAAATTAGAGGGAGATATAATAATTGGTGGACTATTCAAAATCTTCAACCTAAAGGATGGTGCTTGCTCCAACACAGTAGATACAGCGTCTGTTAGAGACTACGAAGCAGTAAAATGGACCTTAAAGAAGTTGAATGCAGCTAACTACATACCTGGGATTAACATAG GTATCGAGGCGTTTTCCACGTGTGACATACCAGGAAGAGCAGTGTACCACACTGTGAATTTTGTCCAGAAGGCTTTTGAAAACCACGCTAATTCATCGTCTCTCCCAATCGTAG GTATACTTGGCCCAGAAGCAAGTTCAGAGGCTGAAGAAACGTCGGCTTTTCTAAGTTCTTTATCAAAGGAGTATCAGCTTTATCAGTTTCTTTTCTCTGCGACAAGTTCAAACTTAAATGATGAAAGACTGTCCAATATAGTGAGAGTAATACCAAGCGATACAATTCAGACAAAG GTTATGCAGCACTTTTTGAAACAACTAGAATGGAATTATGTTGCAGTCGTGTATGAAAATACAACCTATGGAAGAACAGCTTTCGAAGAACTCTCAAGTTCCGCTAAATTTGAGGGTATTTGTATAGCAAAATCGTTTCCTATTGAAATTGGAATAACTGTCGACTTCAGTGCTCTACAGACCGTTTTGGACAATCTGTTAAGTAATGCCGAGAGCCAGATCACGGGTGTCATATTTTTCGTGTCTACCACAACTGCTAGTGACTTTCTTAGTATTGTCCAAGGTCGTAAACAAGGATCATTTTTTCGACTGATGATGGTATTTTCAGAATCGATAGCATTGGAACGATCTATGCTGAAAAATTATGATAGTGTATCGAAAGGAACATTTGTAACTAGCCCACCAGTACTTGAAGTGAAAGAGTTCTCTAACCATTGGAATAGTATTCTTTCGAACAAAACTTCATTTTTAGATGAATATGTAACCAATCATTGGCTACTAAATGTACTTCGCAAATATATCTCTTGTGATCCATTTCAAGAAACCTGCTTGATGCCAACGTTACAAGAAGTGAGCACTTCGGAAAACGAAAATATATTTGAAGGATATGCAATCGTTGCTGCTCTTCTTCAAGTGAATGGAATCAAAGAGCTGCATTCGGAAAAGTGTAAAGGTAGTGACGGAATCTGTACAGAATTGAGAGAAACTCTGCACAAACATAAAAATATGCTTTTTAAGAAGAGTTCACGTGAAGTCATATTTCAGGATGTACCATTCCACTTCGAAAAGAATTTCAGTATTATTCTAAATGGGAAAAACGAGGTACTAATGAACGGAAATATTTCGGCCTATGAAGTTTATCAGTATCGGCGATGCCTTGATAAGAATGAAGATTTCTGTTTAGAAaag GTAGCTGACTATGGCGAGAACTCATTGAAGGTATTAACTGGGAGACTTGTTGATTATAGTGACAACAACAACGAAATACAATGGCCAAACATGTACAAGGCACAGTGTTCTCTTGGAAGGAACTGTAAATCCTGTAAAGTAGAAAATACCGAAAAtgacatttactttaaaaatggggatttttttatcattggaaTGGCTCCTGTCAACACTGGAGATCTCTCAAATCCATTACATTGTGGTGTTATCAGAGAATCCAATGGATGGGAATGCACAGAGGCCATTTCTTACGCAGTTGATGATATAAACCAGAATAAAGACGTATTTCCAAACTCTACAATTGGTTTTATCATATTGAATAGTTGCAATCAACCTGTTCTCACTAGTAAAAAACTACTGAATATAATGAACAATGGTGTAACCCTACCAAATGGGACTGTTGTGCATGATGTGTCTTCCAGAGTATTAGGTGTTGTTGCTGAATTGGGTAGCAGCATTAGTCAGGCAGCAGCAGAGGTATTGCAGGAATTCAACATTGTCCAAGTAGCTTACGGGTCAACAGCAGCAGTTCTTAGCGACAGAGAAGAATACAAATACTTTTTAAGATTAACCACTCCAGATACAAATCAAGCTGTGGCCATGGTCGACATCTCAAAAAAGTTAGACTTGACCTACATTCAAATACTTTTTAGTGAAGGCACGTATGGCGAAGGTGGACGCGATGACATTATTCGTGCGGCAAAGTCATCGAAAGTGTGTGTAGCTAACGAAATCATAGTTCAAGAAAATAAATACTCGAAGGTTCTTGACGATTTAAGAAGAAACCCGTATGCTAAAGTAGTCCTGTTGTTCCTTAAATCACACGTCGTCTCGGAGGTTATCGAAGTGATAACAAAATCAATGGATGCTgaagaatttgtttttattgcaaGTGAGGCCTTTGGCACGAGAACGGAGATAATTGAGAACAATCCCAAACTAGAGAATTCTTTATCATTATCCTTGGAAATACCACTGAGCGGAAATAATCTAAAGGgctatatatattcaaaatcaacaGAAAAATACTATTTAAATCCCTGGACACGGTcttttcttgagaaaaagaatGCATGCTTTTTTCCTGGAAGTTTTGACAAATCTTCCAATGAACAATGTGAAAAGGTATTTGACCGGTATAATTCCAGTGACATCAACTATGACATTTGGTCTCCTTTTGCCCTGCATGCTGCTAAGGTAGTGTTAAATGGAGCGTATTCCGCTTTTCGTCATATTTGTGGGCTAAATTCTAAAACAATATGCTCCGAATATAGAGATAACCCAAAACGAGTATGGGAGTATTTTCAACGACAGAATCTCTCTCTGAACGGTGTTCAAACAAGTATCTTTGATGACAACGGAGACGGAAATCTTGGCCATGTTATATACCAGATAAAGAAATCGAAGACTGATCCAAAGGTGCTGGAATTCGTTAAG GTTGGAAGTTTTAGCCAATCAACTAAACTCAATTTAAGCAGAATTGATACAATCAACCCTACTGAATGTCAGAATCAAAAATGTAAAGATTATTGTACTTTGTTTTACAATGGAAACGCGAAggatgaaaaagaaacaag caatgaTAGTTCTAATACAGGAGTTGTTGTTGGTCTGTCCGTAGTAGCAGCTATATTTGTGTTCAGCACAATCGCATTAATCATTTACATACTCATCATTAGGAGAG gATTGTTAAAGTCAATACAGGAACAAGAACATTAtggtaataaaaatcaaaatattagatGTTTGAGACTCAAGCCAAGTTGGAAGCCCTTGAAA TGGATCCTACAGAATTTTCGATGCGAAATGAATATTTAA